A window of the Miscanthus floridulus cultivar M001 chromosome 14, ASM1932011v1, whole genome shotgun sequence genome harbors these coding sequences:
- the LOC136504373 gene encoding protein WRKY1-like — MEEVEVANRAAVESCHRVLALLSQQQDPALLKSIASETAEACAKFRKVAALLGGGSGSGSGGGHARGRFSRRVRPMGLVNQKSPLGTGGGNPLEIMPSTAAAAAAAPSPSPSTSYAQMRARLNGVPDSRGLDLVACSSSKSVGPHPFGAPKLVQPLSVQFQIGNVAHRYPFHQQPPSRQKLQAEMFKRSNSGISLKFESPSPSGGAAGTMSSARSFMSSLSMDGSVASLEGKRPFHLVGTPVASDPADAPAHRAPKRRCTGRGEDGRGKCATTGRCHCSKRRKLRIKRSIKVPAISNKIADIPPDEYSWRKYGQKPIKGSPHPRGYYKCSSVRGCPARKHVERCVDDPAMLIVTYEGEHNHNQLPAQPAQT; from the exons atggaggaggtggaggtggccaACAGGGCCGCGGTGGAGAGCTGCCACCGGGTGCTGGCCCTGCTCTCGCAGCAGCAGGACCCGGCCCTGCTCAAGAGCATAGCGTCAGAGACGGCCGAAGCCTGCGCCAAGTTCAGGAAAGTTGCCGCCCTCCTCGgcggtggcagtggcagtggcagtggcggcGGCCATGCTAGAGGCAGGTTCTCCAGACGAGTCCGGCCTATGGGGCTCGTCAACCAGAAGAGCCCCTTGGGGACCGGCGGCGGCAACCCGCTGGAGATTATGCCCAGCacagctgctgctgcggcggcggctccgTCTCCATCTCCGTCCACTAGCTATGCGCAAATGCGCGCTCGGCTTAACGGTGTGCCAGACTCGCGAGGGCTGGATTTGGTGGCCTGCTCCAGCAGCAAGAGTGTCGGCCCTCATCCATTCGGAGCCCCCAAGCTGGTGCAGCCGCTGTCTGTGCAGTTCCAGATTGGGAATGTTGCGCATCGGTACCCGTTCCACCAGCAGCCCCCGTCGCGGCAGAAGCTGCAGGCCGAGATGTTCAAGAGGAGCAACAGCGGGATCAGCCTCAAGTTCGAGAGCCCTAGCCCCAGTGGTGGCGCTGCGGGCACGATGTCGTCCGCGAGATCATTCATGTCGTCCTTGAGCATGGATGGGAGCGTGGCTAGCTTGGAGGGGAAGCGGCCGTTCCATTTGGTAGGCACCCCGGTGGCGAGCGACCCGGCAGATGCCCCTGCCCACCGTGCGCCCAAACGGCGGTGCACGGGTAGAGGGGAGGATGGAAGAGGCAAGTGTGCCACTACCGGCAGGTGCCATTGCTCAAAGAGAAG GAAACTGCGGATTAAGAGGTCGATTAAAGTGCCAGCCATTAGCAACAAAATTGCTGATATACCTCCTGATGAGTACTCGTGGCGGAAGTACGGGCAGAAGCCAATTAAGGGTTCCCCCCACCCGAG GGGTTACTACAAATGCAGCAGCGTCAGGGGCTGCCCGGCAAGGAAGCACGTTGAGCGATGCGTAGACGACCCAGCGATGCTAATCGTGACATACGAAGGCGAGCACAATCATAACCAGTTGCCAGCACAACCTGCCCAGACCTAG